DNA from Pseudomonas mendocina:
ACCTTCACGGGTGGAGATTTCCGAAGCATGGATGAACGCGGCGCGTTCCAGGCCGATGTCGACGAACGCCGCCTGCATGCCCGGCAGTACGCGCACCACCTTGCCTTTATAGATGTTGCCGACGATGCCGCGCTTTTGCGTGCGCTCGACGTGCACTTCCTGCAGCACGCCGTTTTCCACCACGGCCACGCGCGACTCCATCGGCGTGATATTGATCAGAATCTCTTCGCTCATGCATCCGTCCTGATGGATTCGTTGCCAGCCGCGGGCGGCAATTTCAATTAGTTCGCGGTTTCCGATTGCCAGCAGGCAATGCCGAAGTCGCCCAGCATCTGCGCCGTTTCACACAATGGCAGCCCGACTACCGCCGAATAGCTGCCCTCTATACGGCTGACGAACACCGCCGCCAGCCCTTGAATACCATAACCGCCCGCCTTGTCGCAGGGTTCTCCGCTGGCCCAGTAGGCAGCGATTTCCGCCTCACTGAGATCACGGAAAGTAACCTCACTGCATACCACCTGAGCGGCTTCGGCCTGGCGACTGACCAGCGCCACAGCTGTCATCACCTGATGACTACGACCAGAAAGGCCGCTCAGCGTGCGGCGAAAATCCTCGTAATCCAGCGGCTTGCCGAGAATTCGGCCATCGAGCACCACAGCCGTATCGGCCCCCAGCACCACCGCATCGTCCGCCCCCAGCGCAGCCAGGCCAGCGCGTGCCTTTTCCAGCGCCAGACGTTCTACATAGGCTGCGGCGGGCTCATCAGGCAAGGGGGTTTCATCTATCGAAGCGATTTGCGTGACGCATGGCACAGCGATCTGAGCCAACAGTTCACGACGACGGGGCGAAGCGGAGGCCAGGAAGAGCGTGGCCATGAGAATTCTCCCTACAGGCCGTTGAAAAACTACCTACGTTGGCAATACTGCGTTAAAAACAGCCTCGCGTGCGAGCCCAGTCAAAATGCTCATTTAGCACACCTAAACTGCGCTTTTTCGGCTGTTTTTGCCTTGTCTTGCCTGTCTCGCCTACGTTTTTCAACGGCCTGTTATCGGACGAGTCTCGGCCCGGCGTACCCCGTGGCCGATCTCAGTTGACGTTCAGGCGGCGATGCAGCCCGCGCAGGAAACCGCAGATCCACGGCCAGAGCAGTGCGCTGACCAGCGCAGGTAAGACGAAGGCCAGCGTGGGCGGACGGCTGCCGGTCAGGGCATTGAGCCATAGCTGTACCAGCTGAGCCAGGCCGAACACCACCATCAGCACCATGCTCTGCTGCCACATGGGGAACATGCGCAGGCGCTGATGCAGGCTCAGCACCAGAAAGGTGATCAGGGTCAGGATCAACGCATGCTGCCCAAGCAGCGTACCGAACAGTACATCCTGCGCCAGCCCCAGCACCCAGGCGGTGGTCATGCCGACACGGTGCGGCAATGCCAATACCCAGTAGGTCAACACCAGTGCCACCCAGAGCGGCCTACCGATCTGCATGAACTCGGGTAGTGGCGAAACACTGAGCAGCAGCCCAAGGGCCAGGGTCAGCCAGATCACCCAACCATTACGCGCCTGTATGCCGACCATCAATTGGCCTCCTGTACGGGGGCCGCTTCAACCGGTGCTGCCGGCTCGGCGGGAGCAGGCGTAGTACCTGAAGCCTGCTCGCCCTGCTGCACCTGTTCGGCTTCGCGATCCGCCGCTTCCTGGGCTTCGGCCGAGTCATTGGCACGCTGCTCCGGTGTGCGCCGGTCGGAAAACACCAGCAGCAGGTAGCGACTGCGGTTCAACGCCGCAGTCGGTACGGCCCGGACGATGGCGAAGGGCTGCCCGGAGTCGTGGATCACTTCCTTGACCGTGGCCACCGGATAACCCGCCGGGAAACGCTGACCCATTCCGGAGCTGACCAGCAGATCGCCTTCCTTGATATCGGCCGTGTCGGCCACGTGACGCAACTCCAGACGTTCCGGGTTGCCAGTGCCGACAGCGATGGCACGCAGGCCATTGCGGTTGACCTGCACCGGAATGCTGTGGGTGGTATCGGTCAGCAGCAGCACCCGCGAGGTGTAGGGCATGATCTCGACCACCTGGCCCATCAGGCCGCGGGCATCGAGCACCGGCTGACCGAGGAACACTCCGTCCTTCTCGCCCTTGTCGATGAGAATGCGATGGGTATAGGGATTGGGATCGACACCAATCAGTTCACCGACCAGGACTTCCTCATCCACCAGCGCCGACGAGTTGAGCAATTCGCGCAAGCGCACGTTCTGCTCGGTGAGAGTGGCGAGTTTCTGCAGCCGGCGCTGCAACAGCAACGCTTCGGCCTTGAGCTTCTCGTTCTCGGCCATCAGCTCACTGCGCGAGGAAATCTGCTGCGTGGCGCCATCCCAGGCACGCACCGGCAGATCGGCCAACCAATAGAAGGGCGTGAGTACCAGGCCCATCTGACTGCGCGCCGACTTGAGCGCATCGAAACGCGCATCCACCACCATCAACACAGCCGAAAGCACGGCCAGCACCAGCAGGCGGATGCCCAGCGAAGGACCTTTGGCGAAGAGCGGCTTAATGGCCGACTCCTTGTGTGCCACGAGGGCGGAAAGCGCGCGAATTCATGCGAAAGGCAAACCGGTCAGGCGAAGGTTGGGCCGAGTGTACTGCAATGCTCGAATATGCGAGTGCCGCCCGGAGGCGGCACGACAGCGAGCCACGGATGGAAGGCTTACTCGGTGGAGAGTAGATCCATCGCATGGCGATCCATCATTTCCAGCGCCTTGCCGCCGCCACGGGCGACGCAGGTCAGCGGGTCTTCGGCGACGATCACCGGCAGGCCGGTTTCCTGGCTCAGCAGCTTGTCCAGGTCACGCAGCAACGCACCACCGCCAGTCAGCACCAGACCGCGCTCAGCGATGTCCGAGGCCAGCTCGGGAGGCGATTGCTCCAGCGCGCTCTTGACCGCCTGAACGATGGTTGCCAGGGATTCCTGCAGCGCTTCGAGCACTTCATTGGAGTTCAGGGTGAAGCTGCGCGGTACGCCTTCGGCCAGGTTACGGCCACGTACGTCGACTTCACGGATCTCGCCGCCCGGGTAGGCGGTGCCGATTTCCTGCTTGATACGCTCGGCGGTGCCTTCACCGATCAGCGAGCCGTAGTTGCGGCGCACGTAGGTGATGATGGCTTCGTCGAAACGGTCGCCACCAACACGGACGGACTCGGCATAGACCACACCGTTGAGGGAGATCAGGGCGATCTCGGTGGTGCCGCCGCCGATGTCGACGACCATCGAACCACGGGCTTCCTCGACCGGCAGCCCGGCACCGATAGCTGCGGCCATCGGTTCTTCGATCAGGAACACTTCACGTGCACCAGCGCCCAGAGCGGATTCGCGGATGGCACGGCGCTCGACCTGGGTCGATTTGCACGGCACGCAGATCAGTACGCGCGGCGATGGCTGCAGGAAGCTGTTCTCATGAACCTTGTTGATGAAGTACTGCAGCATCTTCTCGCAGACGCTGAAGTCGGCGATGACGCCGTCCTTCATCGGGCGGATGGCAGAAATGTTGCCCGGCGTACGGCCGAGCATGCGTTTGGCTTCGGTACCGACGGCCACGACGCTCTTCTGGTTGCCGTGGGTACGGATAGCGACCACGGACGGCTCATTCAGGACGATACCGCGCTCGCGCACATAAATAAGGGTATTGGCAGTGCCCAGGTCGATCGACAGATCGCTGGAAAACATGCCACGCAGTTTCTTGAACATTAGGAAGGGACCCTAGGCAACGCGTGGGTGAAGGCCAGGCGCGCAAAACGCGCAGGTAAAAAGTGCGGCAAACTCTAACAACGGCAGGGATTTTGAGCAAGGCGGCAATATGGTAGATTGCCTGTTTTTCCGGGCCTTGCAGCCGCACATCGCGGCCTTTGACCGCCTGCTCGCGACATCTGTTCCCTGCGACCTGCATACCGAAGCCCACCTTTCACTCTTCCACTGGAGAACCCCGATGGCGCTTGAACGCTCCGAGGTGGAAAAAATCGCCCACCTGGCCCGCCTGGGTCTGAACGAAAGCGATATTCCGCAAACCACCGAAACCCTGAACAACATCCTCGGCCTGATCGACCAGATGCAGGCCGTCGATACCCAGGGCATCGAACCCCTGGCTCACCCGCTGGAAGCCACCCAGCGCCTGCGCGCCGACGTGGTTACCGAGAGCAACCAGCGCGACGCCTACCAGGCCATCGCCCCGGCCGTGGAAAGCGGCCTGTACCTCGTGCCGAAAGTCATCGAATAAAAGGAAAAGGGTTCCCATGCATCAACTGACCCTCGCCGAGATTGCCCAAGGCCTCGCCGCCAAGCAGTTTTCCGCCGAAGAGCTGACCCGCAACCTGCTGGCGCGCATCGCTCAGCTCGACCCGCAGCTCAACAGCTTCATCACCGTTACCGAAGATCTGGCCATTGGCCAGGCCAAGGCCGCCGACGCCCGCCGTGCCGCCGGCGAGAACGGCGCCCTGCTCGGCGCGCCGATCGCCCACAAGGATCTGTTCTGCACCAACGGCGTGCTGACCAGTTGCGGCTCGAAGATCCTCACCGGTTTCAAGGCCCCCTATGACGCCACCGTGGTCGAGAAACTCGCCACTGCCGGTGCCGTAACGCTCGGCAAACTGAACATGGACGAGTTCGCCATGGGCTCGGCCAACGAATCCAGCCACTACGGCCCGGTCAAGAACCCCTGGGATCTGACTCGCGTGCCTGGCGGTTCCTCGGGCGGCTCGGCGGCGGCGGTCGCTGCACGCCTGCTGCCGGCCGCCACTGGCACCGACACCGGCGGCTCGATCCGCCAGCCGGCCGCACTGACCAACCTCACAGGCATCAAACCGACCTACGGCCGTGTTTCGCGCTGGGGCATGATCGCCTACGCCTCCAGCCTCGATCAGGGCGGCCCGCTGGCCCGCACCGCCGAGGACTGCGCCCTGCTGCTCGGCGCCATCGCCGGTTTCGACCCGAAGGATTCGACCAGCGTCGATCAGCCAGTCGATGACTATCTGGCCGCCCTCGCCCAGCCACTGGCCGGCCTGCGCATCGGCCTGCCGAAGGAATACTTCGGCGCCGGCCTCGATCCGCGTATCGGCGAGAAGGTGCTGGCCGTGGTCGAAGAGCTGAAAAAGCTCGGCGCCACTGTCAAGGAAATCAGCCTGCCGAACATGCAGCACGCCATCCCGGCCTACTACGTGATCGCTCCGGCGGAAGCCAGCTCCAACCTGTCGCGCTTCGACGGCGTGCGCTTCGGCTACCGCTGCGAGAACCCGAAAGACCTCCAGGATCTGTACAAGCGCTCGCGTGGCGAAGGCTTCGGCGCCGAAGTGAAGCGCCGTATCATGGTCGGCACCTACGCGCTGTCCGCCGGTTACTACGATGCCTACTACATCAAGGCTCAGCAGATCCGCCGGCTGATCAAGAACGACTTCGTCGCCGCCTTCAAGGACGTCGACGTGATCCTCGGCCCGACCACGCCGAACCTGGCCTGGAAACTCGGCGAGAAGAACGCCGACCCGGTTTCCGCCTACCTGGAAGACATCTACACCATCACCGCCAACCTGGCCGGCATCCCCGGTCTGTCGATGCCGGCCGGCTTCGTCGATGGCCTGCCGGTGGGCGTGCAGTTGCTCGGCAACTACTTCCAGGAAGGTCGTCTGCTCAATGTCGCGCACCAGTACCAGCAGGTCAGCGACTGGCATAAACAAGCACCGAGCGGCTTCTGAGGACGATAAAGATGCAGTGGGAAACAGTCATCGGGCTCGAGATTCACGCTCAGCTCAGCACCCAATCGAAGATTTTCTCGGCCAGCGCCACCACCTTCGGCGCCGAGCCCAACACCCAGGCCAGCCTGGTCGACCTCGGCATGCCCGGCACTCTGCCGGTGCTCAACGCCGAAGCCGTGCGCATGGCCTGCCAGTTCGGCCTGGCCATTGACGCCGAGATCGCCGAGCGTAACGTCTTCGCGCGCAAGAACTACTTCTACCCGGATCTGCCGAAGGGCTACCAGACCAGCCAGATGGATCACCCCATCGTCGGCAAGGGCTTCCTCGACATCACTCTGGAAGACGGTACCGTCAAGCGCATCGGCATCACCCGCGCGCACCTGGAAGAAGACGCCGGCAAAAGCCTGCACGAAGAC
Protein-coding regions in this window:
- a CDS encoding nucleoside triphosphate pyrophosphatase, encoding MATLFLASASPRRRELLAQIAVPCVTQIASIDETPLPDEPAAAYVERLALEKARAGLAALGADDAVVLGADTAVVLDGRILGKPLDYEDFRRTLSGLSGRSHQVMTAVALVSRQAEAAQVVCSEVTFRDLSEAEIAAYWASGEPCDKAGGYGIQGLAAVFVSRIEGSYSAVVGLPLCETAQMLGDFGIACWQSETAN
- the mreB gene encoding rod shape-determining protein MreB, which codes for MFKKLRGMFSSDLSIDLGTANTLIYVRERGIVLNEPSVVAIRTHGNQKSVVAVGTEAKRMLGRTPGNISAIRPMKDGVIADFSVCEKMLQYFINKVHENSFLQPSPRVLICVPCKSTQVERRAIRESALGAGAREVFLIEEPMAAAIGAGLPVEEARGSMVVDIGGGTTEIALISLNGVVYAESVRVGGDRFDEAIITYVRRNYGSLIGEGTAERIKQEIGTAYPGGEIREVDVRGRNLAEGVPRSFTLNSNEVLEALQESLATIVQAVKSALEQSPPELASDIAERGLVLTGGGALLRDLDKLLSQETGLPVIVAEDPLTCVARGGGKALEMMDRHAMDLLSTE
- the gatA gene encoding Asp-tRNA(Asn)/Glu-tRNA(Gln) amidotransferase subunit GatA codes for the protein MHQLTLAEIAQGLAAKQFSAEELTRNLLARIAQLDPQLNSFITVTEDLAIGQAKAADARRAAGENGALLGAPIAHKDLFCTNGVLTSCGSKILTGFKAPYDATVVEKLATAGAVTLGKLNMDEFAMGSANESSHYGPVKNPWDLTRVPGGSSGGSAAAVAARLLPAATGTDTGGSIRQPAALTNLTGIKPTYGRVSRWGMIAYASSLDQGGPLARTAEDCALLLGAIAGFDPKDSTSVDQPVDDYLAALAQPLAGLRIGLPKEYFGAGLDPRIGEKVLAVVEELKKLGATVKEISLPNMQHAIPAYYVIAPAEASSNLSRFDGVRFGYRCENPKDLQDLYKRSRGEGFGAEVKRRIMVGTYALSAGYYDAYYIKAQQIRRLIKNDFVAAFKDVDVILGPTTPNLAWKLGEKNADPVSAYLEDIYTITANLAGIPGLSMPAGFVDGLPVGVQLLGNYFQEGRLLNVAHQYQQVSDWHKQAPSGF
- the mreC gene encoding rod shape-determining protein MreC gives rise to the protein MAHKESAIKPLFAKGPSLGIRLLVLAVLSAVLMVVDARFDALKSARSQMGLVLTPFYWLADLPVRAWDGATQQISSRSELMAENEKLKAEALLLQRRLQKLATLTEQNVRLRELLNSSALVDEEVLVGELIGVDPNPYTHRILIDKGEKDGVFLGQPVLDARGLMGQVVEIMPYTSRVLLLTDTTHSIPVQVNRNGLRAIAVGTGNPERLELRHVADTADIKEGDLLVSSGMGQRFPAGYPVATVKEVIHDSGQPFAIVRAVPTAALNRSRYLLLVFSDRRTPEQRANDSAEAQEAADREAEQVQQGEQASGTTPAPAEPAAPVEAAPVQEAN
- the gatC gene encoding Asp-tRNA(Asn)/Glu-tRNA(Gln) amidotransferase subunit GatC, whose amino-acid sequence is MALERSEVEKIAHLARLGLNESDIPQTTETLNNILGLIDQMQAVDTQGIEPLAHPLEATQRLRADVVTESNQRDAYQAIAPAVESGLYLVPKVIE
- the mreD gene encoding rod shape-determining protein MreD, which produces MVGIQARNGWVIWLTLALGLLLSVSPLPEFMQIGRPLWVALVLTYWVLALPHRVGMTTAWVLGLAQDVLFGTLLGQHALILTLITFLVLSLHQRLRMFPMWQQSMVLMVVFGLAQLVQLWLNALTGSRPPTLAFVLPALVSALLWPWICGFLRGLHRRLNVN